TTTCCCAGCTTGTGGGCAGTTCCATTTCGAAGGAGACTTCAATCTGCGAACAGGCGGCGGGGGCGCCGCGGCGTTTGCCTTCCTCCACAAAGTTATGTCCTCCTACGGACTCCGGCCTGAGCGTCTCCATTACAAGCGATTTGACCTCGTGAGCAGTGAGGTAGTCCAGCAGCGCTCGCGCGAAAGCATCTTCTTTACCCGGAGCGGTAATAAAGTCGAGATAGTCACAGACAGAGTTGTCCCCGATAAATGAGGCGACCCCATCCTTGAGCTTCAGAGGAGCTATGCCGATTACTTCTTCATCCTCTTTAACCACCACGACCAGCGGCTCATAGCCCGCGCCGAAGACCTGCCACCAGGCATCCAGCCAGTCGGGCAGAACGAAAACGCTGGGCCAGCGGAGGTTGTTTCCTCCGGGTAGGTAATATCTTCCCATGTTTTCCAAATTTTCTTGCGATACTGAGTAAGGCATGAAGTTGCACCCCTGACAATTCATACTATTACTTAAGTGACTTCTACAGGACTAATGGAAGCAGCCTTGCAGCGACGCCGCCAATCAAAATGGCTGTCGCCAGATTCGTTCCTATAATTGCCCAGGCAGCCTTCCAGCCGAATTCCTTTGTCAACGCGCCGATAGTGGCAAAACAGGGATATATTGTCCCCACCAAAGCCAGCACAATGAGCTGGACAGGTGTGAGCACAGCAGCTAAGTTCGTGCCAAATATGACGACTGCCATTAGGAGTATTAGCTCTTTTCTGGCAGCGCCGAATATCAGTAGTGTTCCCGCAATAACCGGTAACCCCAGCCACCCTACGGTCAGAAATGATAGGGCATCGTTCACCGGCTCGAGCCAGCCGAGGGCATACGCTCCCTGGACCGCCGCACTGGCAATTATATATATAGGGAAAACCATAATGATTAGTCCCTTGGCCCGTGCCCAAGTCTGTTTAGCCATAACAGAGAATGAAGGCATCTTAAAGGAATGCATCTCCATTATTAGCCCCGTCAATTCGCCAGGGATTGCCTTTACAGCCAATTTGACCACCACAAACGTGATGAGCAGGTCGATTACATAGAGCGCCAATGCCCACCAGATACCTATGAAAGCAGCCACCAGACCGAGGATGATGATAGTCCTGGCAGCGCAAGGAGCAAAGGTAATGGCCAAGCCTGCCAGCAATCTCTCTCGTCTGGTAGTCATGATTCGTGTCGTATAGATAGCGGGGACATTGCAGCCGTAACCCAGAATTATGGGTATAATGGCTTTGCCGTGCAACCCCATCTGATGCATGGCACTATCCAGCATAAAAGCCACCCGGGTCAGAATGCCCGAGTCTTCGAGTGCCGCTAGCATCAGATAGAAAGGGAGCACATAAGGAATAACCAAAGTAGCTCCAGCTACAAATCCTCCGAAAACACCGTTCCAGAGAATGCTCCAGAGTGTTCCACTTAATTGCGGACTTACCGGTTCGAAGAAGCTGAGGGCATTGGACATCAAGCCGGACAAAAAGTTCCCAACAGTGAATGTCCAGAGAAGCAAGCCGGCAATCACGGCAAACGCCGTAAGGTAACCAAACACTTTATGCGTCGCAAACCGGTCTATCCTGTCTGAAAATGCCGGCTTTACAGTTTCCTGTATCTGGACGTCATGCGCAATTTGGCTGGCCAGCAAGTGTCTCCCGGAAGCCACCACCACAAAACTAGGCTGCTTATAGACATCTTCTATCTTTTTGGCCAGAATCTTGGAGACGCGAACTGCATTTTCCGACTTCTGGCTAACCAGTTCTGTAATATTGGTATCGCCCTCGAGCAACTTAATCGCCACTACCCTCGAAGGATATCCCAGATTTAGTCGTTCCGCCTCGATTAATCCGGTTAGCTCTTCGGCATAAGCTTCCAGGTCATTCCCGAATTTGATCGGATTCTTAACCGGCTCTGGTTTACATTCGGCAATCTGGACTGCTCTTTCAATTAGCTCCCGTATTCCTTTGCCCTTGGCAGCTACAGTCGGCATGACCGGAACACCCAGCAGAGCTTCGAGCTTTTTGTCATCTATTACTATTCCCCTAGCGCGGGCCACGTCCATTTGGTTAAGACAAACGACCATGGGGATACCCATCTCCATTAGCTGAAGGGTGAAAAAGAGGTTCCGTTCCAGGACCGGAGCCCCGATAACATTGATAATAACATCCGGCTTTTCATGAGCTATGTATTCCCTGGAAACCAATTCCTCCAGAGAGAATGTGGACAAAGAATATATCCCGGGCAGGTCGACGATAGTGACGTCGTAACCATCGAGGTGTAAAGTACCTTCAGCCCTTTCCACCGTTTTTCCCGGCCAGTTGCCTATGGTTTGTTGTGAACCCGTTAATTGATTAAATATTACGCTCTTGCCGACGTTGGCATTTCCAGCCAGGGCAATAGTCAGGCGTTTCCCGATGCCGACGCTTTTTTGTTTCTTTATACCGGTTGTTGTATGACACGAACCCAGATTAACCAATTTCATGACCTGCAAATTCATTTGCCAGTCTTTCCACAAAGACATTGCATACTATCTCATCCCCCAGCGCAAGTTTGGAACCTCTCACGGCTATTTCCACTGGTCCTTTTAGCGGAGCAATTCTACTGACTTTTATTTTAGTTCCGGGTGTCAAACCCATGTCCAACAGCCTCCGCAAAACCTTGTTGTCTCCCCTGATAAAGGCAATCGTGCCTTCCTGTTTCTCTTTTAGAGAGGACATTGAGACTACTTTGGCGTTTCTTTTGCCCACTTTTTCCAGGTCATCTCCACCCCATTGTTGGCACTCCGCGCAACTGGAAAAACCGAGGTTGCAGGCAGGAATGACCTTCTCATCATCGGGGCATTTAGCCGGAGATTTTAGGGTCTGACAAAGAGCGCGTTCTGTTTCATCCGAAAGTGCGTGTTCCATGGCACAGGCTTCTTCATGGACCTTGTCAT
The Dehalococcoidia bacterium genome window above contains:
- the feoB gene encoding ferrous iron transport protein B, giving the protein MKLVNLGSCHTTTGIKKQKSVGIGKRLTIALAGNANVGKSVIFNQLTGSQQTIGNWPGKTVERAEGTLHLDGYDVTIVDLPGIYSLSTFSLEELVSREYIAHEKPDVIINVIGAPVLERNLFFTLQLMEMGIPMVVCLNQMDVARARGIVIDDKKLEALLGVPVMPTVAAKGKGIRELIERAVQIAECKPEPVKNPIKFGNDLEAYAEELTGLIEAERLNLGYPSRVVAIKLLEGDTNITELVSQKSENAVRVSKILAKKIEDVYKQPSFVVVASGRHLLASQIAHDVQIQETVKPAFSDRIDRFATHKVFGYLTAFAVIAGLLLWTFTVGNFLSGLMSNALSFFEPVSPQLSGTLWSILWNGVFGGFVAGATLVIPYVLPFYLMLAALEDSGILTRVAFMLDSAMHQMGLHGKAIIPIILGYGCNVPAIYTTRIMTTRRERLLAGLAITFAPCAARTIIILGLVAAFIGIWWALALYVIDLLITFVVVKLAVKAIPGELTGLIMEMHSFKMPSFSVMAKQTWARAKGLIIMVFPIYIIASAAVQGAYALGWLEPVNDALSFLTVGWLGLPVIAGTLLIFGAARKELILLMAVVIFGTNLAAVLTPVQLIVLALVGTIYPCFATIGALTKEFGWKAAWAIIGTNLATAILIGGVAARLLPLVL
- a CDS encoding metal-dependent transcriptional regulator, with the translated sequence MSANTEEYLEALYTLTQSGKTASTTEISRLLKVAPASVTEMLRKLADTGYVSYSRYQGATLTPKGFELGEKMARKHRLLERFLHDMLHIGNDKVHEEACAMEHALSDETERALCQTLKSPAKCPDDEKVIPACNLGFSSCAECQQWGGDDLEKVGKRNAKVVSMSSLKEKQEGTIAFIRGDNKVLRRLLDMGLTPGTKIKVSRIAPLKGPVEIAVRGSKLALGDEIVCNVFVERLANEFAGHEIG